atgatcagtgacttgatgttccctgattggggattaataaaccctgttggagaagagcaacatgttggatgatcggtagtgttgaagatgtaagctctgttggggagccTTGTCTTTGTCGAGACGATaacttttgaagatatcttcctaatgattactctgtggggatatgatcttatgaacgtggctctgtggggagtcatgggtgtcttgaaagttgcccccaatattatagtaacttactacttgattcacgACACGCCACTgaatattgatcaagatgttgaactggacttgcataaatttgccccagttagcaggaactttggaaagattctcctcgcgaggactttatgagatgttcactatgggcgatatgcccccagtaatcataggctcgtgacaatgtctcacgttgattagggagtagctttagatatacttggatgcatgcccctgattgttcgagcatccatgagagattctcggaatcttgacttgattgccccagattgattgaacaaaacatgtcatgccccttgtatacgtaagaaacatggcttcttggagtgatcttgtctgtcgggataactttcagtcattagttgtaccctgtgcaagttctttctgatgctaacatttgaaattatgtagcagaatatgtttaataatgaattcacgagatgcaatgcatacgtttgccttgatttttttttttgaaaaacattaaaacaggagatgtaaaaacatgacatttgtaaaaacatgatatttgtaacaacgtgatatttgtaaaacatgatatttgtaaaaaacgaaatatcaactcagcatttttggtaaaccttaaggagtcaggatacctttctggtgacagtatgctttcgaactaaccatgcttcaattaggactttcaagggttgtaacgtggcttggttcatggtttaagaaacaaaggataatagctcaaaatttgattgtacccacccctcttcgtgatgatcttcagtcctaagctcagttaattcatcttatgcattcaggttctgagagacttttggatttgcacctttgataatgatgatggttcacaagcaaagagagcttttgagatggcagtcacttcttccttttggtagtcacaatattgtgttgttcaggaaattattgatttctcttttttcatctttttgatatccctaacttttgcctgaattgtctattttgagcttacagtcagcgggatgccttgatttttgcctaagtcttcttttttatttttgacttagcaggcttttctttgtatatatgctttttcattttttttgaaagatattgactgccttgcttaatgattgatgaaccatcattggcttttgattgacatctccaacacttctttgatgtgtgcggatgaacgttgGTGATTGAAACcattgttgaaaggtgtactgaatgattctcttaagacagaatgcacaaccaaattaactgagaactaccctgccccaggttatgatcaagggttttaattagtacaagaaagaaacttctacttcttaggctcaaaggggttgacaagggattaacatccttatatctccactgtttaggaattgaaacaatgcctgtacatcgtcagcatagtccgttcgaaagcatattgtatgaagttgcggtatcattttcgtcatcctccctcgaaaggcatacagctttaacaggagttgaatatcacaaaacatatgcaaagtaaagttgcagtttagatgagtgatagcgaaataatttattcaagacaaacatatgcaatgcactgatgatgattattaaaacagataatgtctatcatgagtcaaatgtttaaacaaacaggaaagaacttgcaaatgaaagtagatctaatgatccaaaagttcgcccGTCAAGACATCAAccaatcttgtcatgactaggcataggagcggtgatcaccacaggggtttctgGAGGGTTGgttttgatttctccgtcattgatcagatcttgaatcttattctttattgtccagcaattgtttgtgtaatgtccaggactgttggaatggtacgcgcacttcgcattgagtttatagtggaggtgttagaatttGTTGGCTCGATTCCCCTGAGCGTCCGGATCAtataagtgaattgattgttgtgactcagttgtcgtgattccattatcgtgactcagttgtcgtgactttgttgtcgtgattccattactgtgactcagttgtcatgattccattatcgtgactcttttgtcgtgactttgttgtcgtgactcagttgtcgtgattttgttgtcgtgacttcattgtcgcggtcttttctgatttgagtgtcatgattaaatctttaatcgcacgcttcaacggtctaccatcctttacaccataaccatgATTGTttgaataataagcgcatctcgcattgtaattgtaccccaagaataggaatgccttcaattcttcttgccccttgggtgagttcagaatcaaagtctgggatcgggtattccgagcctggaggtgtttgactgattgctcgaaatccatttatggtgaagtaaacaacaagagaggatgagatacctgttgtgagaaacctgttatgcgatgttatgaatgcaaatgcaatattttcaaggatctttaggaattcaGCTTGCGACGTTTATACATTAAATCAAACACAGCTATGTCTGAAGAATTTGGACTGTCGTCTTGGAACGTCCTTCCTTTAGAATcatgctcaccatatcgagtgggtcatcgcctctgattcagggaTACTttagaatttgaaggtacatggctagaggaaaataaatcctcttgcctctAGGTAGACACTGAGTCTCTGGATTGGAAGGTATgtagccagaggaaaataaatcctcctgctccttgattaggaattcggtccttgataagagcacctgaaattgtgcgccctaaattcccaagatccttgaaagggttagttaatcatgttatgcttatgatgtcatgatgtcatgatgttatgcaatgcatcaggaaAAGTGTAAGATGGTaaagacgagtgagtcccacaagaaaaacctgcaagaaagtCAAAGGGTCAGTggaaagcacagacaagtcacacaagtcacacaattttttggcttaaggcttgcatggggtctgatcaggtgtccttcccaagggtatttctatggataaagagatttcagcaacaggttctaccaagtgactcagaattgtcagccccctctaaagcaccctcaaacatggtacatgcataccacgcaatgatactttaggaagaaacctatctgagctgtagtatcgggtagcgaccataacttggcatgcaccaagaatagacCCCCAATACGTTCCTAAAAgtttaagatgggttaaaggtgactaaaggtccctgagctccgacgcacccaaagatacatgcgtaaacctctctcatgcaaaagaggtacacaataaccagtggaggcctaactcaagtgcgaacttcattttgaccaaccccaagcatgcacaaggggggtctctatgactatgccgctcctaatcttaagtgttcttgaatccgggaataggattcgtccttcaattttcccaaaacagccctgaaaaataaaacaagcaaagcaaacagtagaaaacatttaagtgattcctaaacttttaaggtaacccctcttttatcgaaattcatccccagcagagtcgccagttctgtaatacggtgaactgactttttatcgatcgaaatatgcggttgagcaagagtcgccaccgacttttattttatccaaacaaattcagaaaggcaaaaagaaacagaaaaaaaccttttaaagaaatctaagttcggggggtaatttatgcaaagggaaggtgtaaggcaccctttgcatccatggttttccatgggctcttaattgctttgcttgctcgtttgtctttagaaaaagtagatgaaagaaaaaaagtggactttagctcgtaaatgagcgtagccagtttttgaagaattgtgagaaagaatatgaacattgagcattgcaaggcaattaggggcaattaccttaaactcagatgataggtctctttttagcctttcagaatgaaagggtctatccttgccataagagggcaggaagcctttcgtttggaggtttgaagggtcatcgaaatatccttcgccatgAGACTGACCCATgacatagagaggcaggtagtctaaggggaagggccagaatagcctttcgtaggcagccagaggataccttagcctttttcgtaggcaacttccgagggtcgagatcatgcatatcgaaggcagcatcattagggaccatgatctaaatcgaggcaactggctaaggtatcctcgtattcgagggactggctattctgcaaaataacacaaggcaacaggcaacaaggcaacaggcaacaggcaatagagaggttaccccaaaggtgTGCGTGGGTGCATTAATCACATGATCaatttcagatatttatcttatagttaagtGATTCTAGATTCGATTCAAAGTTatactccctaaaattactaaccacagcaaacAATTAGgtctaacataagtaataattagggtttagggttaccgactatgcgaagcTTTGGCATTCGGCAAACCCtggaaattggaaaaggaaaaataaacaaacagggggtgagtgcattatcagctCAATGACAAAGAATaatgttaaccctaatttaataaaaaaaatggcaaaaagaaattaaataaaatatggacaaaacttagctttggatttgatctgatatggttgacggTCGAAGGTTTGACTTgaacattgactctgatcatctgagaattgatAGAAAGTATAATAGGAAGAAGTAAGTGTAGAAGGAATTCATTGGCGGCGggaatcaaaccctaaaaataaataaaaggtaaaagaaaatttaaataagaaaatgatagaacttagcttttgttTTGATTTGGTATGGTGCGTGACTGAAAGATCTTGATTAACTCTGTTCCAGTGTGGTGAGCCCTTGGAGAGTCTATGGCGGCGATCTGATGGCGTGTGGTAGCTATGTATGTGGGCTGCGCAATAATTAAACAACTCGAATGTACCTGAGGTGATGGCGGTCGCTTGGGTGTGGCGGTCGGCGAAAGAGTCCGTCGGAGTGGAGGAGGCTGGGATGGTGACTTCGGAGGTTAAATCCGTCGGTGAGGTTGTCGGCGGAAATTGCAACTGTTATGGAGTCTTTCCTTCTTCTCTATTTCCATGGTGGATCTCTGTTGAAGGGTGGCGGTCGTGATCGAAGACCGAACCCCCATGAATTCGACGTCGCGGCTTCGTCGGAGTGATCGGCGATGCTGGATGTTGTACGGTGAGTGGAAACTCCGATGATGGTGAGCAATGGACATAGTTCGGCGGAAACCGATTTTGGCGGTGATTGCTGTTATCGCTCTGCCAGATTTCTTCTTCACCattattttctgaaaaaaaacacACCATGTGGACATTGTGTTAATTAACTTTCTGTTTACATCAACAAAAAGTGATTTAGATTTAATAGGCATAGAAAAATCATGATAATGTCATTGTCTTGATTTAGAATTCATGATTTGTGGGGTTAGTTGTTGATTTAAGGTTGCCATGATAATGAGCGTTGTTGAAATCGCCGCGTTGTGAAGTGTTGCCGTGTTGAACCTACGCAATTTCCTTCGGTTCGGAATGGCTGGAAATACTGATTGCAGGTACCTAAAAAAAAGATAGCACACAAGAAAACGTGATAACagacaaaaaaaatgtttttatcgGCTATTGGTTTATGGTGGTGACACTTTGATAGTGATAATGAAGGCTTGAGGGTTTTTTGACGGTGGTGATATGAAGGTGGGTGATGGAAGTGTCTGTACGAAAAAAAAATCAGGATCCCCCGTTAGGTTAAAATTTGTtagtatttatataaaaaaactagGTTAATAGAAAAGGAAATAACCAATTTAATCGATAAAAATAATTAGGAGATCAAAAATCAATTTTACTTAATTTTCGATCTTgtgattatttttaatcaattatttgaTTCTTTCTATGAAAAGAGATTATTATGAAAAAGTgaataaaatctttttaaaacatcattttttcttttatgattttttttttgggtatttttgtgaataaaaatgggaagaagttaaaaaaatattttttaaaataataaataaataaaatacgaaaataatttttaattaataaaaaaactttttttttttgtgattttttgattataaaataaaaataaaattaaaactgttagaagtaaataaaaggaaaaatgttagAGGTGGGATCTGAATCCGGGACCTTgcacttgcaaaccttacttccttaccgaccgggctatgtcaattatttgaaataaaatgacatatgaaaatatatgcgggcaaattttggggtatgacaggcctcaaaaccctaatttgctcagtctcCTCTTGATCAACCTCCTgtcttgggacacaagcaacaaacaacaatcttttggtatttttttgttagaaaaattatgtatgcatgatgataatgatgatgatgatggtcctACTATTTGAAATGAGGTgagatctcagtggtcaaaaattggggtacaacacacACCAAACGATTCcagaaaattatgaaaaattcaCCAtaattcattataaattataaacatCCAAGACACAATCCCATtttacaaaaatataaattttgaagaATAGGGTGCGCTAAGCCCGCCCTACCGCGCTAAGCACGACTGCGATTCTGCAGAAAAATTCCTGCGTGAACAACATTTTGTCCAACACGAATTCTTCACAAAAACCCAACCAAAACAACGATTTAATTATGGAAACAATGTATTCTAGCATATACACAACATATAAGATCATTTAGCGTCATGAAAACAACATTTCATGACATTGATTTCATCACCTCATGTTCAAACCCTAACATTCCAAATTCATGAAAAAGATGAACAAACTTAGTTTCATGCTACTACTCATGCCTTAGTCATTATACAAAATTAGTTTCAAGATTCTGGACATGTTTCCAGATGATCCTGGTCTTGTGAATCTGTTCCCGAGATTCCTTCAAACTATGTTTCCTTCCGTCGACACCTTGATTAATGCTATGTCGACGTTTCATCATCACTGTTCTTTAAAACACCTCATTAATAAGAATACTTCATTAATGTCTTCTAACAGCTAATGTCTTCTCATTTTGACATTCTCTGTTGACGTTCTTCAAGTTGAAAATCCAAGTGTAACAGTCGTATAAATATCTATTTTGGAGAAAAATCCAACTGTAACGGATCTATACTAATACATAAATTTAGGAGTTGGTTTAGATTCAGTTGGCATGATAGTGTTAGTTAAGAGTCGTTGATGATATCTTCGGTTAAGACATGTTGATGACATCACTTTCATTGACGACACTTATCGTTATCGAAGTCTCTTAAATCGTCAAAGTTCCATTATTCCGAGACTTTACGTTGATACCATTGTTCCAGGCACCACAGAGGATCTAAGATTTTTTTATGCGTGTCAAACTACAATTTGACCCGATCACTGTGGTACTATCCATAGTGGTGAACCTGATGTTGCAGTCCAAATAGCTACATTATCTGCGTTCCTTTCATGGTCAatgtatttaaaaacaaataattcttttttttttaaaatttacataGTCGATAGCAGAAACATTACACTATAAGGACGCGAATTTTAACTCCCAACatttcacttatttatttttaaaatattaaattttaatttaattgacaATTTCTTTTTTTCTAATAATAAAACCTAGAAAAGTATATATTTTTATGAGAGAGCTAGAAAGAGTATATTAATCAcatacaaacaaaataaaaatcattattaATTAAGGTTTGTAACGGAAGTATTATTACATGAAAAATGCTAGAAAACGGGCAAAAGATGGTTAACTTAACTTTATAGTAGAACTTTCAGTATTGAAGTAACTTTGTGTTCTTGTTTTCTTCAACCGATAACACCGCCGAACGCGGAATCGCAACAACAACAcgtttcttctttttttcctttttatttttttaaaaggaaaaaaaataccgCCTGGATTCGACGACGGCGATCGCAACTAACTCTAACCTCTCCGATCACCATCGACGTTCACAAGCGGCGATTCGGATCCACCGAAATCCGAAGACTATCCGCTTAACTTTATTCGGATCTCTTCCACATGCTTCGTGAAACTATCTTGATCTTCCTATTCTTGTTGTACTTCGGATATGCAGATCCTGCCCCGAAATGCACCCGGAGCAGTTCTTTCGTCGATTTCGAATCCGACTTCATTATGGTTCAGCATCAGCTCAGAGGCCATATCAAGATCATTGATGATTGTTCTTTTAGGGTTTCTCAATTTGATATGCTTTCCGGCGCCGATGTGCGTTGGTGGGGTGCACTCGATCCTGATTTCGATAACCTCACCACCGGATTCATCGTTTCAGATCACAAGCTTAATCAGACATACGCGAATTTCACCTTCGTTGTTCAATTGATGGCGAATATCACGTGGGACATGATTCCTGTTCTTGCTGTCTGGGATGTTCCGACCGCCTCCGATTTTGGTCATGTTCTGATTCAAAATCTCACCTCTACGGAGACTCCGTCTCCACCAGGGAGCGACGGAGAGAAGAAAGAGAAGGTAAGTGTTCATACAGAGCCTACTATGTTTGATAATTGTAAGGTTCTGTCGAAGGATTTTAGGGTTCGTTGGAGTTTGAAACCTAAAGAGGATATGCTTGAGATTGGGTTGGAGGGTGCTACTGGGGTTATGAATTACATGGCTTTTGGTTGGGCTAACCCTAACGCCACTGATGCAGAGCTCATGGTTGGTGCTGATGTGGCAGTTACTGGGTTTAAGGAAGATGGTTTGCCGTTTGTGGATGATTTCTTCATAACCAAGTATAGTGAGTGTTTGAAAAACAGTGAAGATGGATCTGTGGAAGGGGTTTGTCCTGATTCAATCTATGAAGGGCCGAATAGAGTTGGCTTGGTGAATGATACGAGGTTGATTTATGGTCATAGGAGTGATGGGGTTTCATTGGTTAGATACAAGAGACCTTTGAGTCCGGTTGATGCCAAATATGATCTCCGTGTTAATCGATTGGCTAACATGACTGTTATTTGGGCTTTGGGAAAGATTAGAGCTCCTGATACTGTTTTGCCGTATTATCTTCCTCAGAATCATGGAGGTCTCCCCTTTGAATCTTTTGGCCATTTGGTTCTTAATGTTTCTCAGCATGTCAATGATTGTAATGGTCCCTTGGATGCTGCTGATAAAGAGGATCAAGATATCATCATTGCTGATGCTAAAGTTCCCTTGGTTGTTTCCACTGGCCCGGCATTGCATTACCCTGATCCTCCAAATCCAGCCAAGGTTATTTACATCAACAAAAAGGAAGCTCCTGTGTTGAGAGTGGAAAGAGGGGTGCCGGTCACGTTTTCCATACAGTCCGGGCATGATGTTGCGCTTTATGTTACTTCAGACCCCATTGGTGGGAATGCCACTCTGAGGAACCTCACCGAGATTATTTATGCTGGAGGTCCTGAGGCTCATGGAGTTCAGGCCAGTCCAACGGAGCTAATTTGGGCTCCTGACAGGAACACTCCTGATCAGGTCTACTATCATTCAGTGTATGAGAAGAAAATGGGTTGGAGAGTGGAGGTTGTCGATGGGGGTCTATCTGACATGTATAACAACAGCGTTGTTCTTGATGATCAACAGGTTACCTTCTTTTGGACATTGTCAAAGGATTCCATATCTATTGCTGCTCGCGGTGAGAAAAAGAGTGGTTATCTTGCTATAGGATTTGGCAGTGGAATGGTGAACAGTTACACTTATGTGGGATGGGTTGATGACAATGGTGTTAGTCGTGTTAACTCTTATTGGATTGATGGACAAGATGCCTCGGGTATACATCTTACAAATGAGAATTTGACACATGTAAGATGCAAAACAGAAAACGAAATTATTACTTTGGAATTTACGCGTCCCTTGGTTCCATCTTGTAGTAGGGGCAAAAGGCCAGAATGTAACGACATCATTGATCCCACAACTCCGCTAAAAGTCATATGGGCAATGGGTAGTAGATGGAGTAATGGACATCTTAGTGAGAGGAATATGCATACGCTTACTAGTACCAGGCCTATATTAGTCCAGCTGATGCGTGGTTCTGCAGAAGCAGAGCAGGATTTACTTCCAGTTTTGGCTGTGCACGGTTTCATGATGTTTCTTGCCTGGGGCATCTTACTTCCTGGAGGTATATTGGCAGCCAGGTACTTGAAACATTTGAAGGGCGGTGGTTGGTACAAAATTCATGTTTACATGCAATACTCAGGGTTATCAATAGTTTTTCTTGCACTTCTTTTTGCGGTTGCTGAGCTTCGCGGTTTTCATGTTAGCTCAACACATGTTAAATTTGGAATTGCTGCAATATTTTTGGCCTGCATACAGCCAGTTAATGCATTCTTTAGGCCCCCAAGACAGTCAAATGGGGAGCAGGCATCATATAAAAGGATTATCTGGGAATACTTGCATATAATTGTTGGCAGATCTGCGATTGCTGTTGGCATTGCAGCACTTTTTACTGGCATGAAGCATCTGGGAGACAGATATGCCTTGGAAAACGTCCATGGACTCAGTTGGGCAATGATAATCTGGTTCTTAGTAGGTGCATTGAGTATTGCTTATTTCGAATACCGCGAGAAGCAGAGAGTTAGGGATCAGATATTTGGAAGAGGCAATTGGGTGCTTGGTAATGAGGAAGATGATTCCATGGATCTCTTGAGTCCACCAAATACACATGCAACAAATAAAGAGTCA
This DNA window, taken from Vicia villosa cultivar HV-30 ecotype Madison, WI unplaced genomic scaffold, Vvil1.0 ctg.000679F_1_1_1, whole genome shotgun sequence, encodes the following:
- the LOC131630398 gene encoding cytochrome b561, DM13 and DOMON domain-containing protein At5g54830-like — translated: MLRETILIFLFLLYFGYADPAPKCTRSSSFVDFESDFIMVQHQLRGHIKIIDDCSFRVSQFDMLSGADVRWWGALDPDFDNLTTGFIVSDHKLNQTYANFTFVVQLMANITWDMIPVLAVWDVPTASDFGHVLIQNLTSTETPSPPGSDGEKKEKVSVHTEPTMFDNCKVLSKDFRVRWSLKPKEDMLEIGLEGATGVMNYMAFGWANPNATDAELMVGADVAVTGFKEDGLPFVDDFFITKYSECLKNSEDGSVEGVCPDSIYEGPNRVGLVNDTRLIYGHRSDGVSLVRYKRPLSPVDAKYDLRVNRLANMTVIWALGKIRAPDTVLPYYLPQNHGGLPFESFGHLVLNVSQHVNDCNGPLDAADKEDQDIIIADAKVPLVVSTGPALHYPDPPNPAKVIYINKKEAPVLRVERGVPVTFSIQSGHDVALYVTSDPIGGNATLRNLTEIIYAGGPEAHGVQASPTELIWAPDRNTPDQVYYHSVYEKKMGWRVEVVDGGLSDMYNNSVVLDDQQVTFFWTLSKDSISIAARGEKKSGYLAIGFGSGMVNSYTYVGWVDDNGVSRVNSYWIDGQDASGIHLTNENLTHVRCKTENEIITLEFTRPLVPSCSRGKRPECNDIIDPTTPLKVIWAMGSRWSNGHLSERNMHTLTSTRPILVQLMRGSAEAEQDLLPVLAVHGFMMFLAWGILLPGGILAARYLKHLKGGGWYKIHVYMQYSGLSIVFLALLFAVAELRGFHVSSTHVKFGIAAIFLACIQPVNAFFRPPRQSNGEQASYKRIIWEYLHIIVGRSAIAVGIAALFTGMKHLGDRYALENVHGLSWAMIIWFLVGALSIAYFEYREKQRVRDQIFGRGNWVLGNEEDDSMDLLSPPNTHATNKESQASARLEIQLEPLNR